One Styela clava chromosome 4, kaStyClav1.hap1.2, whole genome shotgun sequence genomic window, AGAGGCCATTCAAAATGCAGTAGCTCTCTGCCTCTGCTATTGAGTGGCTGCTTGCAAAGTGATCCCATGGGGAAATTACAAGGATTGAGTAAAGTTTCCTGCATTTATATTACTTCACCTAAATCCATTGCAACTCAACTTCTTATATAAATACTCTTTTAATTAGTTTGACGTATTATTTATTGCAACAAGTAAATAAAACTATGAGTGGTAATCTACAGTGaaatttctaaataaaatatttaaaattaaacaagtGTATACATAATCTTGACAAACatatacataatatattattgaCACCCTAAAAAAACTAGTTTCAAGCGGGCATTATTGCATCCGAATACTGTACcgtatcataaaataatatcattaaTCAGCTTGTCATGACTCCGATCTAACTTTACACACATTTCCATAAACTAAGGTTCGTCAAATTCATTGCAAATGTTTTTAGTTGAAGACTTGTTCAACTAGTGAAGTTACGACTTGGCCCTACATCCAGCGCCGATGTACAGGCAAATTTGAATAAAGTGAAGAAGAAAAGgcatatatagaaaaaaaaaaaggataaaatTATAAGTCATTGTGATCAGTGGTACACGTTGTATAGGTAGTTACAGTGTTGCCCACTTTCTTTGTTACTGTTTTGCACTTTTGTTTACCTCCACCCCTCATGTATGAAGTTTGGGACTGGAAAGACCTATGCCCAACATCATCATCAAAACTAGAGTGAAACCCACCAAAAGGTCCACCTCCAAATTTACTCCCATGTCCCccaaaactttcaaaaatattgtcaaaatggaaaaaatcatcaaaatctCCACCaaaatcaaactttttgaaaaaatctctAGAGCTGAAGTGTTGATTGAAAAACTCATGGAAATTTCCACCACCGCCTTGTTCATCATTCAGTCCGCCATGACCAAACTGGTCATATTTGCGACGTTGCGCTTCATCTGAGAGTACTTTGTAGGCCTCTGCTATTTCACGAAACTTTTCATCTGCTCCTGGTTCGTGATTTTTATCAGGATGATATTTTAAAGCAAGTTTTCTGAAAGCTTTTTTGATTTCACCTTTTGAAGCCCCTCTTGATACTCCTAGAACTTCGTAATAATCTCTCTGTGATTCTCCAGACTCACACAACAGTAATATTGCGCAGAGAACTATCAACACTGCCACCACTCTTTTAAGCATATTAACTCTCACTATTTTACTAATTCGATACAAACACAAATTAGGTGCCTGAAATTTACAGAGAAGCTTATTCAACATGACATGAAAGTCAAAGCTTTACTTAGACTTACCGTACTCAGTTTATACATAGTTGCTGAGCAGCAGAACTAGATCTGTAGATTAGTCTTTCGCTGCAGGAGgtgtctatttttttttgttcaattggCAACAACTGTGTAGTACTATGGATAAAATGGAGAACTGATGAAAAATATACGCTTTTATAACTTTAGGCGATGGGGTGGCGGAAACATTCACAATACCAGAATACAGCAATACTTTCTTCAGTCTTGTTCGCTATTCGAATGCCGACTAGCCTACATCATGTTGACTCCTATATCTGTATTTAACACGATGTACCTGTCTGACCCGATACTATTTACCGTATTACAAACCAAGATTGACGAAGACAACGAGAAGTCTATTTTCAGCGCAAAATTAATCCAAACCTCGCGCGACAGCGACTCGACTCTTTACGCATCATGATCAACGATAAGGACACGTGAGCCGAAACTTAAGTGGCGCTTACTCTGCGTTAACGCAAGCATGGATAAATATCCATGTAACTAGgcctatgaaaatatttcaccCAACAATACCATTGAATACTCAatgaacagtaccggtacccaGTCAAGCAGTGCCGGGattccaaatttcaaaaatagattaTCTTTATGCAACTCGCTAACAACTGGTTCCCTCACACTAAAATGTATGTATGCCGTTTAACATGGCGCGCTTTACATAAATGTAACTGTAAATAAGTTCTAATACATGACTTTTAAAGCACCAAATAAACCAGAGACGCTAGCCGTGGTCTTCCTACGTCTAGAACAAAAACAGGTTCGCTGATTATATCAACATTCCAATAACGAATATATATGTAAGCACTTGACCGACTTTTTACATAGACTCTCGTAACCTCTTCTTTTCGGAATGATGGTATACTTTACATCTGGAGAGGTTGTTATATACTTCGTAGTTTATTCAGGTATTGCACCACATGGAGTTACATACTGCTTATCACAACAATATTACTATTTGCATAGGTGATGCAATTCTCGAAATTTATCATTAAACCTATTTATGATTAGACATATGACGTGGAATTGTGAGCAGAGATTATAGGCAAGCCTTTCGTAAGCGGCATGAAGTCATATCTTAATTCTGCATTCTATAGCCCAATGAGCATGCTCATTGTATAGCCCaatgcaggggtgtgcaaactgcggcccgcggagaagtgtaaattttgaatgatgtgcccGCGAAAGGAGCTTTAGATTTCAATCTCCTTGCGTCGCGAAGCCTATACCAGTACCCGAATGTCACTGCCATATCAATGAGAATAGCTAGAAAGATTCAGTctgaaaatacacaatgttataaaagcGTGTTTCTTTCCCACAGAATTCGtttgaagtcggtgtgacaataaatttgaatagcagtctTCTTTAGAAGTTTTAGCGTTTTAAAACATTTCCGCTTGGACCCCGAACAATGCCATAATGCCGTAAGACAGGggccggcaaccttttgtcgctcgcgggccaaaattgaaggttgcaagtcattggaggaccgcacatatttttagaaagttaaaaaccgaacggatggccgaCAAATCACAGTCTTTTACAATAAATCAGAAGTtgaattttaagcagcgcgagAGGaatgaccatttgaatattttctacgtcattaaaccatttgcacttagcatcaacttttctgcgttttgttgctatttgtattatatatatatattataattaaattataggctcattaaacgagtaattgtgaattatatacttgttagattataatataatttagtctacacgtgtctcaaaaTTAATTCTcttgcgtaaagaatataatcgccaaaagagctgttttgttactataattcattggagcgtcgcgggccggattatattgttccgttggccgtaggttgccgacccctgccgtaagatcaataacaaaagaaacaatttttatgtACTTGCGTCTACAGTAAAAACTCTACCtttatctacatttatttattttagattaatttatgGCAGTGCTTGAAGCACGGATGTCCAATTAGAATTTCGATTATCGTTTTCGTGTTTGTAAGAATACCGAAAATTGCGTACGTATCCCAGCGCCGCCGTCAACGCTtggatttaaaacattttacaattatatatttcatttttaatcccAGCCGGAGGCAGTCGTATGCGCGCGGCAGTAAATTAAGGTCGGCATGAAAAGATTTCAATTAGCGCTGACTTGAAGTGCTTATTacacgtcgaggatgtttttgattgaaaatgttttacaattatttttgtatataatcAATTTTGTTGAGATAGTTTGTGCGCCTCGGCAATAAATCTAAGAGCAAATTgtgttgtaattttttgttttcatccTTCCATTTCGATATTGACCGAACATGAGGGCAAATTTATCATTTCTTGCAATTTAAAGCGTATAAAATagcttttaaatattatttagtatctatcgcCGCGTCATTGATGACaatatcgttcagtttaagttgatggtattaatttataatcGAGAATAGAATCATAACggccgacatgaaatatttaaatcagcgccgactcgcaaaataaaagaagatttcTTAATTCTCTTTTATTGACGGATGGGAATTTGGAAATCAGGTTCACTTATTTGATAATGACGATGATCGAGTAATTACTTTTGCGTTTTTCTGAATCAACGAATGGTGTCGTAAGCAATATAAAAAGTCTATGCCACACGCCAATCAACTATCTGCTATTCCATTGGCCCATTGTTTCCCGCGGGTTCGTACAATAAGTCTCACTCAGTTTCAGTAACAGTTAAAActaaagaaattaaaaaaaaactgcaagataaaaaaagtaaattctaattttgaatttcatgtgcGTATGCTCATTTTCGTACATTACGTTCCCTCTTAAATTTTAACTTTTAACGCTTTCTCTCACCTTCTCCGACTTTCCACGGTCTTTGCTTAGCCCAGTCATATTATATTATGTCCGAGTTTTGTGGGGGCTTGGAACGGATTGATGCGTTTTCAGGTAAAGAGCGTCCATACTTACGGAATTTTCTACTTACGAAGGGGCTtgaaacaaattaatttcgttTCAATTACGGAAACCTCTTCGGAGGTAGAAAATTCTTAAGGTACACATGGTAAGAAGGAAGAACATAGAAATACCTAATGAACACTAAAATTTTTTCGTATTCAGAGactttcgtaggtagagtttacaggtgcggcccgcggcttcacccagttacttgtatttggcccgcctgtaaAAAAGGTTGCGCACCCCTGGCCTAATGTATTATTAGTTGTGATTAGCGATAAGAATATAAACGTGTTTTTAAAAACGTAGTATACCCTATCTCAAATCAGGGTTAGCTTTTGCTAAGAAAATACTTGTCGGTCCTCCGACTCCATGGTTCTGCTCCATTACCACAAAATAACTGTTGACTATAGGGCTTCTGAGTTCTGGAACAAAACTCAGTTGATGTTGGTAATTGGTATACATGTCTGAACATACTGTTTTATAACCAATCATGTCTAtatatttaattggaaaatttgCCTAAGAAAGTAAATGCTTAATATTTCATTGTGGCACCCCGTAGattaatttgaagttttttgttctttttttgcATGGGGGTAGAGGAAAATGTTCATCCGACTTTGGAtttcggaaatttaaaaatcaaatctGGAGATCAAAACAGACTCATAATCTCGATCTCAAAGATTAAAAAGTGACTCCAGCCTCTGACTCCGAGATGAAAACTTGGACTAAGAAACTTTATTAGTATTTGCAGGCTTTTTCGGTTTGACAAATACCCGTCACTTGCGGATTTAAGAATCGCCATTCAGTCTAACAGGGAAAAAATCATAGAAAGTGCTACACCGAAATGGAACCCACCATTTGCATAATGCATATCACCTAGCTCACGTACTTTACAATTAAAAGACTTTTCTGTAACGTATCCTAATCGAGAGGGTTCTAGTTTACATTCGTACATACAAATTAATTTATCACTACATTTTTGTTGTCGCGTACTTTAATTGCTAACTATTTTGAATGCAACCCTGCttcaattttatgaatatatatatgccagattaaaataaaatttaaattgataGAAGACAAAAACATTCCTAAATATCAGACATTTGCAAAATGATTCACCTTCAGAACGGTGTACGAATTACTTCCGAGTCTGGGTACACACCATACTACTTACAGAGAAATAATTCTGAAAAGTCACAATgggtatatatttatatatatacaaatattgttGGAATTCCACTGAAATTGTATATGAcagtttatttcagttttccAAGTCTCCTGAAATGCTTTGAGGATCAAAAATGAACAACACTGCCACTGGGCAGCGTTTTGTAACACGCAGTCGTGAAAAATAACAGTGAATAACGAATGAATATTGTAcgagaaatcaaattttttgacaaatataaaacCGACGAaccaatcatttaaaaaaaatagatttggtAAAGAATATTGTTGTTAAGCCTGTGACTAATGCCCGGATGACTTATGTTAGCATTCAACGGAAAACTACTAACTTCTGCCTGAAGCTTTCAAATACAGTCTCGGACAACGTACTATTTTAGATCGTGAAAAATTGGCGCCCATTCTGTGTGCTTACTAATTCATTTCAGCTTATTAAAAGAGTCCGTGTTTCTAAACAGCATGATCTTTCAAAGTTTTCTTgcatgaatatttatttcattgttcAGGAGGATATCGAAACCATAGAAGGACTAACATTGAGAGAAGCTGCCAAAATAATATCAGAACGACCAGATGGAAGAAAGGTTTGCGGAATTACACATGTTATAGTCGTATCGTAATGATTAAGAAGTGTGGCTTGCACAAAGTACGGCCAAAATGATATGTTATGAACTTGTATGCAATTAAATAATTGAACATGGATATTTCATAGGATATTTACCAGTCATCCAAAATGTCACAAGACGGGCATATAAGCTTATTCAGTGTCCAGACGCAATCTAATTTTTTCGACGTATAATATTTGGTAAATATCATACTTGTGTAAAATGTAATTGATCAATCAGAATATACTCAGCAGTTCAATGTTGTGCGAATGTTTGTATT contains:
- the LOC120326104 gene encoding dnaJ homolog subfamily B member 9-like, translating into MLNKLLCKFQAPNLCLYRISKIVRVNMLKRVVAVLIVLCAILLLCESGESQRDYYEVLGVSRGASKGEIKKAFRKLALKYHPDKNHEPGADEKFREIAEAYKVLSDEAQRRKYDQFGHGGLNDEQGGGGNFHEFFNQHFSSRDFFKKFDFGGDFDDFFHFDNIFESFGGHGSKFGGGPFGGFHSSFDDDVGHRSFQSQTSYMRGGGKQKCKTVTKKVGNTVTTYTTCTTDHNDL